DNA sequence from the Malus domestica chromosome 06, GDT2T_hap1 genome:
CTATCAAATTAGTGATTATGTGCCTTTCCTTAGTCCACTTGATCTTCAGGTATGTTACCCTTCATTCTTACCTACCAAACTTGTTAGATGAATCAATAATAAAACTAGGGAAATGCTAGGAACACCGTAAAGTAGGGACATTTAGAATCATTGCATGCACGCTTTTGCTAAGCACAAATACAAAGTAGAGGCGCTACAAATAAGTGCACGCACGTATGTGCGACTGATCTTAGCATTACTCCTCTAAAAATATTTGAACTCTATTATTTAGATGACGTATTTCAATGGATCCATCAACAGGAACATAAGCAGTGTCAACAAATAAAGTGAACGAGATTAATTCATAGTTTAGGGAAAccgagctcgtttggatgtgcttttaaaatgactgaaaatgtttttagtaaaattatttttagaaacaatccttaataaaaatgcTAGCAAATCttggaaaagcacttaaagtgctttctggAATAAGCAAATATAACTAGTGCTTCATGTAGAAAGCACTTCAAATATTGTTTTTGGAATCCGAAAACATTTTTtctaaaagcgttttcagtcattttaaaaacatatccaaACTCAGCCAGTAACTAGTTCACATTCATACAAATTAATCTGAGAGGAATATCTGTTTACATTAGCCATCTCACTTATCGTCTTTTTGTTGGTGATATGATTCACAAAGTCAAAAGCATCGACAAATTATAAATGCAAAATCATATGATTCATATCGTATGGTCCATTCCATAGCCTGCTGACGATAAACTATCTCTCCTAATTCGAGATGTAAAAACATATTTACATCTCATTTTATAGTTTCAAGAGGGTAGATGGAAGTTCTATGCTAATGAGAGTGATGTAAATTTGagcttttatttaattttctctCTTGGAGTAGCGGAGtccaccataaaaaaaaatatacatccatatatatatatataagttcttatttatattttccaatCAATATTTTACATCTTTCTGACCAACTTAAAGTATTAAATACAAATTGCTCCCTATCTTATGCATTTGGTTGCCAATGCCACCCGGGATATTATTACAATAGCAATGGATTTAATGCACAATTCATTATTTTAGGAACCTTAATTTCTGCAATCAACtatacaaatttaaaatttattcaACAGGCTCTTTAAGGGAAGAtctccattaaaaaaaaaaaatagttgtaGGGCTCACTCCACATCAAACTTCAATAATAAGAATTGTCTATATTTTGTCTCTATTCATAAgtcattcttgcaaaaaatcaattcaatccgaaatcatttgatcatttgattgtcacaatgaaattttaatgtttcttaTAACATAATGTTCGTCAATGTCTTGGAGCTCAATTAGATTCATTGATGCCTCAAACATTTTGTATTTAGCtaattttgcaagaatgatttAAGACGTACAACTTGAAAATAGACAATTCGGATATCGTTAAAGTTCAATGTAGTATAGACTCTACAACTAATCTAAAAAAATGAGAATCCCTTCCCTTAGAACCATATGTTACatgtatgtgttttttttttggagtaattaggttttcatccttatttttactactctattgattaaaaccttattacttttcaatttttgatcaaggtcctttgtattaataatatcattaattatttcaataataaaatattttttatttctaaatatattcatttaatattaaaaatgttacaattagtatatttatacttatggctaaattttttatcatatatttttatttttagtttgtacccatttttaatttgcaacccttttttaatttgtaccaattttcctttcagttttaatttgtacccatatattaaattctttttgtgcccatattttttaaagttttatttgtattgtacccatatttttttatttatttgtacccatttttatttttgctaaatgtacccattttgaagaatgtacccatgttttgatacaataattttttggttatttttatgaatgtacccatgtttacacacacgcacacacaatagtatatttatattttaatatttttaatcccacaaattatggttttttatttaaaatctcattactataaacaactataaattttaatttttaatttaaaaaatatagtaacgtacatagaaataaattatcaattaatttcagggacttggatcaaaaattgaaaaccaataaggtttcagtcaaagattgttcataactagggaccgcatccaaagtctccctttttttttcttatcctTCATAAAGGATGTAAAACTAATAATAAGGATTTTATTTTACCATTGAAAAtgaggattttacaaaaattcaaaagataAAATGCTAGTAAATATGTAGATATAGATTTTGAGGCCTTACGTAGTGGGTAAAATTGAGTTTAAGTCCAGTTTTATAAGAATCAAACTCCTAGGATGGAAAATTTGCATTTTACATGAGTGACTCTGATTATTGAGTTTAATAATTACTAATGACTTTATTTCCAATATATGATCAATCATTTGACAGAGAAAAATAGAGATTAATacataaaataaggaaaaaaaagtcCAATAATATTATAGGAATCAAACTCAATGTACATGATTATATATAGGAATGAAACTAAACAAAACTAACGTTTCTCTCTGTAATTGTTACTTTCATCTCAGAAAAAAGGTTGCACATGATCCCTTATACCCATGTGAGGGTGTCACCGTATGTGCACATGATCCCTTATACCCATGTGAGAGTGTCACCGGCCGTATTTGCCTATCCTCACCCAAAAGTTACTCCAAAAATACAAGATGTAATAGCTtttatatatgcatgcatgtcTTGTCCATTTCATTGTCTAATAAAAATGATAGCTACAGTACTCAACTAGAAGTACATATGATGGATTGATTGTATGGAATCTTACTATTTCTTCCACTTAGGGATTGACCAAGCGCATGAAGAGAGTTAGCAAGACTGCCGACCAAGTACTCGAAAAGATAATTCAGGATCATGAACAAGTTTCCGGAAGTGAACAAGGCAATCATCATAAGGACTTTGTAGACGTGCTGCTTTCATCAATCCACCAACCATTAAACCCCAACGATGAGGAAGTCTACATGCTCGAGCGAACAAATGCCAAAGCCATTTTACTCGACATGATTGCGGGTGCCCTTGACACCTCAGCCACGGCGATTGTCTGGACCCTGGCCGAACTCTTGAGGCACCCGAAAGTAATGAAACGTCTCCAAGAAGAGCTCCAGAGTGTGATCGGGATGGATCGAATGGTGGAAGAAAGTGATTTGCCAAAGCTGGATTACTTGGGCATGGTGGTCAAGGAGAGCTTAAGGCTACACCCAGTTGCCCCATTACTAGTCCCTCATCAATCCATGGAGGACATTACAGTTGATGGATATCACATACCCAAAAAATCAAGAGTCTTTATCAATATTTGGACCATTGGGAGGGATCCAAGTGTATGGTCAGATAATGTGGAAGAATTCTACCCTGAAAGGTTTATGAATAGTAACGTTGACCTACGTGGACATGACTTCCAGCTCATACCATTTGGGTCTGGTCGAAGACGGTGCCCTGCTATGCAATTAGGGTTAACCACAGTTCGTCTTGCTCTGGGAAACTTGTTGCACTGCTTCAACTGGGAGCTCCCTAGTGGAATGCTACCTAAAGACTTGGACATGACTGAGAAATTCCGCTTATCGTTGTCGAAAGCCAAACACTTGCTTGCCATGCCGACGTGCCGCCTGTACAATCGACCTTAATATCTATAGTACGTCTAGGCATAAATTGGATTAATGCAAATATCTTGTAGCTCAGTTGATTAAGAATATTATTCCTTGCCTTTGAGGTAGTTTGTTCGATTTCCCTCTTGTAAAAAATAATTTGCTTGTCATAATGCCCACCTATGTACCGCCTACACGGTCAACCTTCACAAAGGGTTGAAATAAATGTTTTGTAGTTATAATAGTGTTTCtttgagtaatgctagggagactgttaaatttgtagactaaacttacaaactaaataatatgtTACAAATAAGAAATGAACACGTTTATCAACAATTAAATgataatccaattatcaactttcatgtcatttaatttacaaaatttaatctccctagcattactcgtGTTCCTTTTATGCCACCTCTGACTAGGAAAGATTAAAGTAGTTACATCGTAAAAGTATTAACCATAATACGTTTTTCATTCTCTTAATTAATGTTTAAAATTATCTTACAAAAAGCTAATACAATTGGAGCTGGTTTAGATTAATATTTCAATAATTGCGCCCTTTTTACTTACATATCTAAGTTTATCACTTTATGTGTactagtttgttttgtttttgggttttgcacTTAGGTTTCATTCATTCGTTCATTAtttatttctttccttctttcctcattcttcttttttttttcccatttaTATTTTCTCCACATCTCAAACACAAAatgtaaaaactaaaaatcaaatAGCCATCAGACGAATTCTTAAATTTTACTCTCTTAAAATATACTTTTTCTCTGGAACTCTCTCATGTAGCACTCATCTCgctattttttcttcttataatACAATGATATGTTTACACCAAAGGATGAGACAATAAACCGGTATCAAACTTGTCATTCATAAGATTCGAATCTAAAACcactcacttacaagtgaagggTATTAAGGGTACAAGTGTAATACGGTTAGAAATATagttagtaatatagttagtaaggttgttagtatttggttaaaaGTAGTTAGGATTTATCTTATAAAAACAGTGTGTAATCTTCATTTTAGTCAGTTAATCCAaatcctatttctctctctaaactatCTATGTCGCTCTCTAAGATCTCTGTGTtcattcttcttcatcttccttcttaattttcctttcaattctcaaacattgcaatgtagttaacatggtatcagagccaccaggcTCACGCCATAGATTCTGGTGGTTCCACTTCCCATTATTTTTCATATGTTTCTAGCTTAGTTCTTTCCAAATTTTCATTAGATGTTTGAATAAATTTCTGGGTGCTTCCGCGATCGTTGTTTTACTTATGGGTTGATTTTTCTGGATTGTGATTAGAGATTTCTCTACTGAACGTGATTGATTTTCACCGATCTTTACTTCTCATCGATTTTGGGGATTGAATTTCTTGTTCTGATGCAGAGTCGGCAAGTAAGTACCCTGAGTCATGTTCACAAGGTGTTCGAAGGAAGACCTGAGAGAAGAAGTGTGGTACCCGAATTTGTTTCTTGACGAACCGATTTCAATTCACGATGTTCTTGGCCCGTCCTCTGCTTTGGTTCCGAGCGATGTTAATCAGGGTTGGGATATTATCTTATCGCCGGCCTGCGATTCCAATTCCAACATGGTTTTTGATGTTTCTGATGCCAAGAACATGGTCGATTGGTCCCGGATCATCCTATTGCTGGGCTCGAAAGGGTTCGTTTCTTTCGTTGTCGGGCTGAACCCTATTCTTGATCGTTGTTCAGGCATTTCTTGTGCTGCAATGGCTTCTTGGGCTTGCAGGGCACCGTATAAGGCTGCAGGTTCTTGAAAGCTTGTGAATTGTGGGAGATTATAAGGGTTTGAAGTCTGTGACAATGGATACGCTTCAAGCTCCAAGCTTGGTGGAAGAAAGATTGTGAGATTCCATATTCTGCCTTAGATTGATGAGAGACTTCTGGTTTTCTCTCTCAGCATTCTTGGGTCAAGATTGAAGTTCTTATCAGGTTCTTGATTTCTGGGTTTTCACAGTGCACATAATCTGTTTGATTAAATGTTTCAGTAAGAAAATGTTCACTATTTTGTTCATCTTTGTTGTGAATCTCTTCTGGGATATTAGTGTAATATTTGGGATATTTAGATTCAAGAATATTGATCGTCGTGGTTAGTTTGAGTTTTCTTTGGGTATTCAATAAGGTGAATTGTAGTGATTTGTGGCTTGGTGCGATGGGTTTTGAAGATGGGTTATGTTTGCAGCTTATTTTATGTATCAAGTATCTTAGGTTTTGAAGATGAGTTTGTTAGCATTGTTTCCGGTTtttgtgagtggatgatgttgTTGCCTGTGTAGAGGATGAAAGTACTGGCTATatattaccaaacaaatggatCTGAACCCCTGTTACCTGGTCAGTTTGTCAGCAATTTGACTGATGGTGATGTATCTGTAGTTTCACCCAATCTTAGCAGTATAAAATGGAGTATAAGAGGATTGCATTTAGTGCCTCTGAACTTGTAAGAAATGGACAAGGAAACTCTCTTGAAACTGGCAGTCTCATTTCAGTGAATCTTGGCAGATCAGTGTGCCAGGGCAAAGCAGCGAAGCAAGCAGCAATGCCTGTTTATTAGATTCAGCAAAGGTTACTGGAGTGAGTGTTCAGGTGCTAACTGAGGAGTTGTGCAGTATATTTCTTATCACAGCCTGTAATTTCAGAGTCTAACCAACTCAGTTGTTAGCATGAATCTACAGTAAGTCCGGTTATACAATAAAGTTTGAAGAAGTTGTAAACGGTAAATCCCATGAAGGGTAATTCCATGATATGAATATGTAAATCCCACAAAGGGTAGAAGAAGTTaacggtaaatcccacgaagggtaatcccgTGTTTTGAgtaggtaaatcccacgaagggtaatcctaCATAGATGTTGATTTTCAATTGTTGAAATTGTGAAGGCCGATGCCATTGTTCAAAGAAGttgttttttggtaaaatccaTAAAGGGCGATCCCGTGGTTCTATAGTTAAGGCCAATACCACACTatagtttgttaattttctgtttttgtaaATATTAAAGGCCTAAGCCAAGTTGAATGAGATTGTTGACGGtgaatcccacgaagggtaatcccgTAAGAAGTTGTTATACCGGCATGAGGGTGTGCTATAACTACTTTATAGAAGGTTGTTCTTGTGTAAAACTCCTGATAGAGGCAGAGGAATACAGGGTGTCTTTATTTGTAAGGCAATGGAAGAAATTTGGACTGACAAACAGAGGTTTTTGGTCAACAGCTACAAAGAGGTCATGGGGTACACTTGTTTGATTCAGGGCTCTGGGAAAGCTATAAGCTTTGGTGATATGATTTGAGTATATGCGCTTACTCTCTGTCGTATGGCCGTACATCTGCTTCAAGTTGTAAGAGATTCATTTGGAAATAAACCAATGGATGAATCTTATGCCAAGTCTTTTGAGCATGCTTATCAAATGCTAACCGAACTACATGCACAATTAGTTCTATCCCTTTTATCCAATAATCCAGTTTTGCATAATTGTTTTGTAGTGGAGATGGTTGTTTGGCTCGTTTTCTGCATGGCTTGCTGTTGAAGTGTTTTTGAAGTTAGTATTCACTGTGATGATGTTTGAATAGTTGCCTTCTATCAGATAGTGTTAGAGAATCTATCTGTTGATCAATGGAAGAAAGATCGTTATTTCAAAAACCTGTGTGAGAGCAGGTCTAGTTTTTCCAGCAGAGTGAAGGATAATCAGGTCTTGTCTTTCTTGTTTGCAGCAGGCTAATCCAAAGTGTTGACTCTAGTTAAAGTGCTACATGTGGACAGATGTTTGGGTATCAATCCAATGGTGGTTTTCCTAAATCTACAGTTTCAGTGCTACCATGTCTCAATTCTTCCAATCTCAAACTGAGTTtccccagttgagattgaggggaaGTATTAAGGGTACAAGTGTAATACAGTTAGAAATATAGTTAGTAAGGttgttagtatttggttaaaaGTAGTTAGGATTTATCTTATAAAAACAGTGTGTAATCTTCATTTTAGTCAGTTAATCCAAatcatatttctctctctaaactatCTATGTTGCTCTCTAAGATCTCTGTGTtcattcttcttcatcttccttcttaattttcctttcaattctcaaacattgcaatgtagttaataaAGGGTAGTAAAGGAGAATATTGTGGTAGCAAAAATATGTCGTTTTCTGCCTAGACGAATttttacctacaaaacaaataaacacatGTGATCAAAGACAAAGCCCCGCGCCCAAAGAGTGAAGGTGGGGGGTGTTTGGCCAATGAATCTTCAATGTCTAAGTCAGTTTCTCTGAAAAGAGAGAGGTTTAGGGCTTAATTGTGTAGCAAAAGTTTACTAAAATTTGGTGGAGaatggggtatttataggagcTAGGGTCACCATGGAGGAGAGAGATCTCGTGCTATGTATCGTCATCCAGTTGGCTAAGGTGTGTCATTCGTTGGATGGAGTAGGTAAAGAATTATCCCAATGATATTATTGAATAAATAATATCttagaattatcttgtgggtccCTGATTGGATTTGATGAAAATTTCTTGCTTGATTATGTATTGTAGTCAAATCTCATATTTGCACTCGAATATATCAATGTTACGCAAGTGCAATTAAGATATTTGCCCTAGTTTCATATAATCTGTTAGGCACtgataggaacatatttatgcgacttagttagcttgttcttgtgcatttgtgttgttatttcttagttaattatgtattttaagctattttcgtgtgtttgtaggtcataatagcaaagttggcaagaaagtgcattttggagcattttagagcatttttgagccaagattggatagtgcaagcatggagacatgaggatggacgtttgtgaagatttgaaggctagaaattagcatgtgtgtgtgcaagtgtgttgacctacaactccaaacatccatccactacacccattacatccactcattaccaaacatccacccactacacccattacatccactcattaccacaacactcacccactacacccattacatccactcattaccaaacactcacccactacccattacatccactcattaccaaacactcacccactacacccaatacatccactcattaccaaacactcatccactacacccattacatccactcattatcaAACATttacccactacacccattacatccactcattaccacaacactcacctactacacccattacatccactcattaccaaacactcacccactacccattacatccactcattaccaaacactcacccactacacccaatacatccactcattaccaaacactcatccactacacccattacatccactcattatcaAACATttacccactacacccattacatccactcattaccacaacactcacctactacacccattacatccactcattaccacaacactcacccactacacccattacatccactcattacaactccatacactcctctccctagcctataaatacatccacccttcaccataattagggggccatcatccaaagacaccacatcatgtacacaactctccacccttcaccataactcacctatatccatccaccaccacaagagaccatccattcaccactcacaccttggtgctgcatatttgcaaggaaagaggattgcttggagttgtgctagtcattcaatttggattgctggagcattctaggtgtattctactttggttttcaatgtttaatttcaattgcttctgtttaattgcaagtatgaggaactaaacctcttttggctagaggagaattcgaaaccatgaatatatttgcaatatgaatttattacttctaattgtgatttgataagttgtgattgcaattcaattatctattttattcataacggatttgtgtatgtttattaaggatgcatacttagttttcatgcatgaatttgatgctaggatataaataagtttcacctaatcgttacaagtttatattcatgagtagtgaaggttgcttgtcacaatcgcgttaattgaattcttggcaaacgtatcatgcattc
Encoded proteins:
- the LOC103438216 gene encoding cytochrome P450 CYP736A12-like, with translation MIPSEISILILVFLTFLWSLLRILINAFSRQSRKLPPGPRALPIIGNLHMLGDLPHRSLQNLAKKYGPIMSMRLGFIPTIVVSSPQAAELFLKTHDTIFASRPKLQAFEYMSYGTKAMAFTEYGPYWRYIRKLCTLQLLCPSKIEASAPLRREEVGLLVQSLKVAAETDEVVDLSEKVGELVEGITYRMVLGRKKDDMFDLKGIIDEGMFLIGAFNISDYVPFLSPFDLQGLTKRMKRVSKTADQVLEKIIQDHEQVSGSEQGNHHKDFVDVLLSSIHQPLNPNDEEVYMLERTNAKAILLDMIAGALDTSATAIVWTLAELLRHPKVMKRLQEELQSVIGMDRMVEESDLPKLDYLGMVVKESLRLHPVAPLLVPHQSMEDITVDGYHIPKKSRVFINIWTIGRDPSVWSDNVEEFYPERFMNSNVDLRGHDFQLIPFGSGRRRCPAMQLGLTTVRLALGNLLHCFNWELPSGMLPKDLDMTEKFRLSLSKAKHLLAMPTCRLYNRP